The proteins below come from a single Iocasia fonsfrigidae genomic window:
- a CDS encoding class I SAM-dependent methyltransferase, which produces MSREFFNQVAENWDERVDHDNRKIRFAINKLPVHERPDILDVGTGTGVILPLLEEYYGGGCQITAVDFAENMLEIAKKKYHHYQNIQFIRADIYKYQFNQCFDLIITYSVFPHLGDKVTILERFYDLLKDSGRLLIFHSQSREEINQLHHNSEQDVVRDDLPPIGQVIDWAERIGYKQVESIDNDKMYLLILRK; this is translated from the coding sequence GTGAGCAGGGAATTTTTTAACCAGGTGGCAGAAAACTGGGATGAAAGGGTAGACCATGATAATAGGAAAATAAGGTTTGCTATCAACAAATTACCTGTTCATGAAAGACCTGATATTCTTGATGTAGGGACAGGGACAGGTGTTATACTTCCTCTTCTGGAGGAATACTATGGTGGCGGTTGTCAAATTACGGCAGTGGATTTTGCTGAAAATATGCTTGAAATTGCTAAAAAGAAGTATCATCATTACCAGAATATCCAGTTTATAAGGGCTGATATTTATAAATATCAATTTAATCAGTGCTTTGATTTGATTATTACCTATTCTGTTTTTCCACACCTGGGGGATAAGGTTACTATACTGGAACGGTTTTATGATTTATTAAAAGATAGTGGAAGGCTACTGATTTTCCACTCCCAGTCAAGGGAGGAAATAAATCAGCTGCATCATAATAGTGAACAAGATGTGGTTAGAGATGACCTGCCACCGATTGGGCAGGTAATTGACTGGGCTGAAAGGATAGGCTATAAGCAAGTGGAAAGTATTGATAATGATAAGATGTATCTACTTATAC